CTGATGAAGCAACCTTGGAATCTGAGAAGGATTTTGAACATAATTATTGTTGGGAAATGGTTTGATATGTCAACTAATTAATTGAAAAGCAGTTATGAAGAACTCAAATCATTTGTAAATATATTTGGATTTTTAATGAGCTCAACATCGTTGAAGTTATTGGATCGTTCTAAACTAAAGACAGTTGTGCAAAATTTGCAAGTTCTTTCTCTTCAGATGATTCTGTTTTGAACTGAAAGACAATTGCACAAAATTCGCAAATCCTTTCTTTTCGGATGGTTCATCTAATATTGAGTTAAATGATCTAATTTCCAAGTTGATTGTTACGTAGTTGACTTTGCCTAATGGACCAATGTCTGGTATGGAGATCTTTTAGTTTGTCGGAGAAGCAAATTGTTATCCTAATATTTCTATTGCATATCCGATTTTATTTAAATGCTTGTGACTGTGGCATCAACTGAAATAAGTTTTTCAAAATTGAAATTGTTGAAGAACTACCTGAGATCTACAATGTCACAAGAGAGGTTAAATGGCTGGCAATTTTATGCACTGTGAAGAAATTATTCGATGATATTGATATGGCCGGTAATTCAAAGATTAGCAATGTCACAACACCGATTGTAACCTAGACACATACACCCATACCCAACGTCTAATGAAGAATGGATTGTAGTTGTAGAGATTTAAGATCGACCAAGTCATCACAAGTATCTCGCTATCGACGGGATAATCCACGTTGATGAGGCATCGTTTTAATCTTTGAAGGGCTGGGGTTACAACCACCCTCTTAATCATCCGATGGTTGGTTCTTATTTTGTAATTCAATTTTAACTTTGCTTTTACAAACTTATGATGTATACACCGCATGACGTAAAATCTGGTCAGATGATTCATTTTGTGCGGACAAGATCATTTCACTGGTCGTTCTTTTCAATGTTCTTTAGGGGTTTTTCATACTTTAAGAGCAAACTTTGACTTTATCTATTAATTAAGCAAGACATATCAAATGAAAAAGACGAAACAATGCAAACAACAAAGGGACGCCACAAAAAACACTACGTTACATCAAGGACATTCAGAAGTCGTATCTAGGTCGACATTTTGCGTCCCGGCATTTTGTCATAATTGTAACAAAGAAGCTATAGAAGACCAAATTTGCATAACTTAGACGAACCTCAATGTTTTTGGGAAGCCAGGTCGTTGGATGCGTTGTGGGCACTGGACATTTTCCTTGCAAGGCATGTTGCTGAATCACTGCGTTGCTGTCATACCATGGGAGGAAGCTTGGCGTAAGCACAAAAGAGCAAGACTAAAGAATCATATGCAAAACGCATCTGACTTTCATTACGACCGCAACCACCGACTTAAAGGCCGAAGTACCGGGTGACAATCTGcctaaggccttgttcggttaagCCATTCCCCAAGTGGATTGGAGTGGAATTGAGGGGATTCGGGTGGAATTTGAACTAGATGGGATTTAGTCCCTCTCAATACCTGTCAATCCCTCTCATTTACCATGGAACCGAACAATGAGAACCGTTAAAACACATGATCAATACACATATGCTCCAAAGTATCGACCACCACCAGGCCATGTCAGCCACAATAGAGCACGGATAGAAAAACAATAGGACTTTTAGCTCATAcaacaccacctccacctccactcCACCATTGTGGCGTCATGACCAACGACATACTCCTTGTGTAgtatcaaaaacgctcttatatttatgGGACGGAGAGTAGCGTATAAGAATAAGAATAGCGTAAGCTGCACCCAACATTGACATGTTGTTCTCTATCCCCCACCGGAAACAGCTCCAGATGTCCTGCTGCTAGATTTTTGTCTTCGTGGGCCATTTCCACTCGTTAGCCCACGGGCCGTGTCTTGGGCCCGCTTCTGTGTCTCAGTAAAAGTCGTcctttctctctcaaaaaaaagaGTAAAAGTCGTCCTCGTCTCCCGCGGTTCGGGGAGGAAGAGAGAgacccgatcgatcgatcgatctctTTCGTGGCATCTCCGCCCTCTCCCTCCATCACCTCGCCTACGTGTTCATTCCTTTACCTCGCCATGACGTCCGCCGCTTCCTTCTCCCATCGCtctcggcagcagcagcagcatctagGCAAGCGCAGTGTCCACGGCTCGGGAGCGCGATGCGCAGGTAAGCCCGCCACGCACACGCATGCTGTTTCATGCCGCCGCGCGTCGTCTCTTTGGTTTCTTCATCGACTATGTTTTGATCCGTGCGTGCACGTGTTTAGCTCCGAGGAGGTGGCAGCGGCGGAGGGTTCAGGCGCGCCGGGCTCTTCCGCGGACCACCCCGGCGGGGCAGGATCGGGGGGATGCGAGGTAGGCTCGCGGCCGCACGACTCGGAAGGAGACGGGCGCGCGGCGGTGCAGGTCACGGTCAcgccgatgccgccgccgccggctccgaATACATCGGCGACGCCTGAGGCAGCACCCACGGCACCGGAGGCCAGAGCAGGGAGTGTGACGGCATCGGCGGCACCTGAGGTGAGAGCGGAGAGTGTGGCGGCATCCGCGGCGCCTGAGGTGAGAGCGGAGAGTGTGACGGCATCGGCGGCGCCTGAGGTGAGAGCGGAGAGTGCGGCGCCATCGGCGGCGCCTGAGGTGAGAGTTGAGAATTTGCCTGCGCCTGCGCCTGCGCCTGCGCACCCGCAACCTGgaccgaggccgaggcggcggtcGTGGTCGGGGATCCCATGGACGAGGCTCGTGCTCGGAGGCCTGCTAGTGGTGGCGGTCGGCTATGCCTTCTACAGATGGGGGCTCCCCCTCTTATCAGACAAGGTTCTCCCGCCCTCCCTTCCTCGCCTTCTACTACTCTACTAGTACTACTCTACATATCTGATTTTCCCTAGTAATTTTACTCTTGTTTGACACGTGATTTCTGTCTCCTGGGGAATCCATGTGGTTAATTCAATGGAATCTCTAGTTCATTCATCCAAACAATTCCCAGACAGTACATAAGCACATGCCATTTTTGTTTTCTACACTGACGATGCCATCAGGATTCTGGACTCTGCTGAATTGCTCATGCTATACACTGTAATTTCACTAATGTTTCACTTGTAAGTTGGAGTCTTTGATCTGCCTTTACGGCATGATGTTGCACTGTAGGTGCTCTTGCCGATCATGCGATGGGAGGCGACATCTTTCGGGCGCCCGGTGCTGGCCCTTGTGCTGGTCATGTCCATGTCCGTCTTCCCTACCGTGTTCCTGCCTTCTTTCCCGTCCATGTGGTTGACAGGGATAATATTCGGCTACGGCCTGGGCCTCTTGATCATCCTGGTTGGCACCGGCATAGGCATGTCCATACCGTACTGGATCGGCTCGCTGTTCCTTCACCGCATTCACGTAATATTCATCATCTCCACTTCATTAAGTTTGGGCACTGTTCCCTATATATGATGGTGTGCCCTGAATTCTAGTCTGCATCTGTGTCTGAATGTATCACAGGGATGGTTAGAGAAGAAATGGCCTCAGCAGATAGCTCTGATCAAGCTGGCTGGCAGAGGGGGCTGGTTCCAGCAGTTCCGGGTGGTTGCGCTGTTACGACTCTCGCCGTTCCCCTATGTGATGTTCAACTATGTTGCAACCATCACCCAGATCAACTTCACCCCTTACATTTGTGGCTCGGTTGTTGGAATGGTACCTGACGCCTTGGTCAACATCTACAGGTATGATTCAGAGTCCAGAATTTCAACACTAACATTTCAGTTACTCAATAGTAGTGAGCAACTGGCCTATCAAATGCTCCCTCCTAACCAAGATCATTTTGCTGCCTTGGCCTGCTCTTTTGCAGTGGCCGGCTGATTCTCGCACTGGCGGACCTGAAGTATGACCAGCGTCGGATGACAACAGTGGAGATAGTGTACAACGTCATCTCTGCGATCGTTGCCGTTCTTATAGGGGTCGGGTTTACGGTCTACGCGAGAAGGGCCTTGGATGGCATACAAAGCGCGGAAAGCGCGCAGCAACCTGAACCCGCTGTCGTCCCTGCTGTCGCCACATCGGAACTCGGTGGTGATCGCCATCGAAGTTCTAGCTCTGTGCCGGTAGATGTTGTGTAGTGGCATACTGGCATGAAGTGGATTCTTCAACTGGATGAAGAACTGCAAGTGGTTGAAAGATCCAGCCAGGGTTTTACAGAATGCTCTGCACCCTGCTGCAGCACTTGTGTTGGTTGGGTTGGGTGTGAAAGATCAAGACTTCGTGGGTTCTTTCTTCTAACCTGGAACAATGTGGATTTACCTGACCGGCTTTATTCAGTTGGAAAACACACACGGATAGCAGAAGGAAAACATGGTGAGACGGGTAGGCCCCGTCTGGTGTTGCGGTAGCTTTCATAAGCATTTGTTTCATTTTGTGAATATATAGCAGTTAGAAAGACCTCCTTCTTAGAAATAACAGAGAATTCTTGCCTGGATTGGTGACGTAGTAATTGTTAGCATGTGCAGCGGGCGCGCACACATGCGTGCTCGTGCCATTACGTGACGTAATTGTGTCGTGGTGTGCTTGCTTTGTACTTGTGTACATCCTCGGTTTCCTGCTCATGGATCGACGATGTCACTGAACGTCAATGAAACAAACTTAAAGGCAGCAGCACGTACAGCACGGTCTCATGCATCTTTTTTCTCCAAAAACGAATCGCAAGTTGCCTCAATAAACGCACGCAAAAGCACTCGGCAGTACAGCTACAGCGAGTCAGCAACATTCTTCTTGCCAAGCCATGTGCACGCATGACTCATCTTCAGGAGCAATCCTTACATGATTACAGCATCGTGAAGATGCTTTGCTATAGCTCGATCGAGCCTTACATGCAGCGCATGATTACAGTATCGGGAAGACGACTTGCTAGCTCACGCATGCATGATGAGTTGATGACCAGCCGCGCGCTGTCGATGGTGTGCAGTTGTTGAGATGATCAGCAGGGGGAGCCGGCGGAGAGGCTCCTCTCGAGGTAGAAAGCCCGCAGCCTGGCGGTGCGGCTGGCGCCGCCGCTGGCGGAGTGGGACAGCGCGGGGAGCCCCCACTGCGAGGAGAAGACGATGGCGGGGCACTCGGCCGCGCACGCGATCCGCCGCACCAGCTCCGCCAGCAGCGCGGCCGCCCGCCTTGCCGGCGCCAGGAGCACCAGCCGCATCAGCAGCCTCACCCCGCGCCTGCGCTGCGCCATCCGGAACAGCACCGGCACCGCCTTCTTCCCCGACAACCTCCTCCGCAGCCGCAGcggccgcctcgccctcgtccacctgGCGGCCGACGCCGCACCCGCAGCCGTCACATCATTTCCGACCtcctcaccgtcgccgtcgtcgcagAGCTCGCCGCGGAGCCGCTGGTAGCGGCACCTCGGCAGCTGGTCCCTCGCCGTGAGCACCTCCAGACCCATGTGAGCTAGCTAAGGTGGCAGCTAAGGTAAGTTAACCAACCGGCCGGTCAGAGACGAGTGAGCTGTGAGCTGTAGGAAGCATGGGGAGCAAGCGAGCCTACGGGCGCCGGTATATATAGGACCGGACGAAGTTCGATTATTGCGCGTTGGCACATGGGGAGGAACCGTGCCGGCCGATGGAGCGCGCGCCGTGGCATGTCATGCAAGTTGGATCGGAGCAGCATAAGAAAATGGCGCGGCAACGACCGAGCGGCGCCTACGGCCTGATTCCCTTTTGACGCATGCTTTCCGCTAGCTACCAGCATTATACTACGCCACGCATGCATAGTAGTATAATTTAGCTTAGCTCTGCGCTCTCATCTCCATGCGAGCTAAAACCCACTATTATTTTGATCTCCATGCTTGCATGATCTTATCGGTAGGCCAAATTTAAATTTATCTTGAATTTCATTTAAATCTGGCCCAAAATTTTGATATTACAAAATTTTTGGTCCCACCAATTAAGTGAAACATAGGAAATTTCGATCGCTGGGTTGGAAAGGTAGGAgaagggggaggggtggggagataGACCGACGAAGATGAGTCGGAAGATGAAACGAAGAGGGACAAGCCCGCGGCAACGAGCGGAAGGTGGAAGGAGGAGTCAACAACGACTGTGGTTAGGTCAATGGCGAGATGGCGACGACAACCGGCACCGGATACTAGTGGTAATAAGCCCATCCAGTGAAGGATTTGTTGTGTGTGGTGGCACCCCAGCTTGACAGTGGCGGAGAGACAGAGGAGGAGGAATGTGCGTAGTGAGAAGGAAAAGGGAGGAGGTGGGAAGACGAGGCGGCCGGAGACAGAGGCGGAACGATCGGAGGCGAAGCCGAGGAGGATGGAGCATTCATGCCTTAATATGAATTTCAAAACTTAGCATAGGGCATAAGACATAGTAAGAGGTCTTACCATGTCTGCATGTGTGCAATTGACCGTTAAGAATTATGATAACTATATTAACTAGTGGGTGCAAAAGTGTCTAGACAAACATTGGTGAAACCGATGTCCCTATTTGTCTGTAAACATTTAATTTCAGATCTCTTATTATTGTTTTTGTGACATATTGTATATATCAATCATAAGTGTAACTATGTCAAGCTAATAGAGGTTACCTCTCATCGTGAAAGAGCACATAGTTGCTACTCCCCCCCATCCATAACAACTGTCGCAGATTTTAAACTAAGGTTGCCTTAGTTTAAAACTGTGACGCTTATTATGGATCGGAGAGAGTAGTTACTTCTCACGAACCATCCAGATTGTGGAAGTCTACCAAATTTAGGAAACGATAATCTTCATATAATAGACTTACTTTGATAGCATCTTTACAACATTTTTGAACAATATTTCTAGCTCTACCTAATAGAAAACGTTGTTTGAAAGAGTTGGAGCTGTTTTCCTCAAGCAAGCCCTGCATTCATAACTATAAGAAGGTAACGACACTTGTATTTCTTAAGATAAAGATTGGAAATATTCAATGAACAAAGTGAAATATCCCATGGATGTTCTTTTGTGAACTTTCTGAAGGTTGACTTCTAGGGTTTTCCCCCGGCGCCAacaaataccccccccccccgccgcgcgGGGCTCCCGTGTTGTCCCCCGCGGGCGATCCGGGGGCGATTAGGGTTTTCCCCCGGCGCCGCCACCCCCCTAGCATCTCCTTCCCTTGCCGCCACCTGAGGGACGCCAGGCAAGCCGCGACGGCCGccgatgaaggtggcggcgaggtCTCTCGTCGCTTCGTTCCCCTTGCGAAGGACCACGGactccggggcggcggccccggtcggcgaggcggcgcggcctTTGCGGCAGGCGGCGTGCGCGGGATGTGGCGGCCGACCTCCTCGGCTGCTCGGGCGGCGCGGAGCCGGCGGGTGGTGGTCATGGCGCGGATTTCTTCCGATCCAGATCTGAAGGTCGGGCTGTTTTCTCCTCATCTGCTCACTCCTCCCCTCCGGCTGTCCGCTCTGCAGCTTTGGCTGCCAGTTCCGGTGTCGGCGGTGTGCTGATGGCATAGTTCGagtccgggggaaacccttggcaggaTCTCCGACCACGGCAGTGATGGCGCGTGCGCGCATCGCCTTTCTCCTTCGAGGCACCGCTGAGGACTCCCCTATCCATCCTCGTCCCAGAtcccgggtgaaaacccaaaacTTGTCTCGGGTTGGGCGGTGGCGGCGCCCTGCGCGTCGTACcctccttggaggcgccgcctTGGGTCGTCTGGTTCTCCGGGTGAGTGGCGCCGAGGTAGGAGAGCGCCCGTCGGCTGCGAGTCCAAGCAGAGGCTTCTCCAAGCTTCGCCCTTGGGTCTTTGCAGCTGGTTTCTTCGACAATCCTCCCAGCGGCTTTCCTTCTGTTCTCGGTTGCCCGGGCGGGTGACAATGCAGCTAGTGGTGTGAGCCTTCGGCGTGGTGAGAACCGTGAGCTATGCCTGTTCTGGGTTACGACCGGCACATGTCCGCGCTCTCGGGTGAGCGCCTAACGACCCGACGGGTCGGCGCCCTCGAGCCTAGGCGAGAGGACGGGGGTCTTCTTCGGCGTTGGAAGACAGGTTGCAAGGTCCCAATCCCATGATCCGGCTGCTCTCAGTGCTTACAGGCCTTTGGCTGATCCCCGAGGCTACTCTGCTTTCCTGCTCTTGGTGCCGATGTGCAGCGGGCTTCGACATTACTTGCTGGTCTTTCATGTCTCTTCCTTTGTGTGCAGTAGTGTGCGTTGCGTTGTAAGCTGCTCAGTCAGCTTCCTTGTATTTTTCGGTCACTCTTGCTTGGTGGCCttgtgtaatcctggccggttgatggctttgttaattcaaagtcgggctcccCTTCAGCCTTCATTCTAAAAAAACAAATACCACCCAAAGTAACATGCGTATATCATAAGGGCATATTCTTTGATCTCTCTTATGATGATTGATAGTACGATAATTGCGTGACTACTTCACAAGATTGTTT
This region of Triticum aestivum cultivar Chinese Spring chromosome 2D, IWGSC CS RefSeq v2.1, whole genome shotgun sequence genomic DNA includes:
- the LOC123048944 gene encoding uncharacterized protein, whose product is MPPPPAPNTSATPEAAPTAPEARAGSVTASAAPEVRAESVAASAAPEVRAESVTASAAPEVRAESAAPSAAPEVRVENLPAPAPAPAHPQPGPRPRRRSWSGIPWTRLVLGGLLVVAVGYAFYRWGLPLLSDKVLLPIMRWEATSFGRPVLALVLVMSMSVFPTVFLPSFPSMWLTGIIFGYGLGLLIILVGTGIGMSIPYWIGSLFLHRIHGWLEKKWPQQIALIKLAGRGGWFQQFRVVALLRLSPFPYVMFNYVATITQINFTPYICGSVVGMVPDALVNIYSGRLILALADLKYDQRRMTTVEIVYNVISAIVAVLIGVGFTVYARRALDGIQSAESAQQPEPAVVPAVATSELGGDRHRSSSSVPVDVV